Proteins from a single region of Gaiellales bacterium:
- a CDS encoding histidine phosphatase family protein, which yields MTQVLVARHGETDWNREGRWQGQGGPGLNATGRAQAAALAERLSHIRLEAIYTSDLARAVETAAIVGDAVGLEPVPEPGLREVDNGDWRGLTRAQVRAVNPEGYRRWLRGAAGWNGGETYDDMHVRVIATLERLLGRHRRGRILLVSHGGAVRAIVAHAAGAAGHDRRHIDGARNGSLTSVATTRGVLRLVSFNDDGHLPPLR from the coding sequence GCCGCTGGCAGGGCCAGGGCGGCCCCGGGCTGAACGCGACCGGACGGGCGCAGGCGGCGGCGCTGGCCGAGCGGCTCTCGCACATCAGGCTCGAGGCCATCTACACCAGCGACCTGGCGCGTGCCGTCGAGACGGCCGCCATCGTCGGGGATGCGGTCGGCCTCGAGCCGGTTCCCGAGCCGGGCCTGCGCGAGGTCGACAACGGCGACTGGCGCGGGCTGACGCGCGCCCAGGTGCGTGCGGTCAACCCGGAGGGGTATCGGCGCTGGCTGCGTGGTGCGGCCGGCTGGAACGGCGGCGAGACCTACGACGACATGCACGTCCGCGTCATCGCGACGCTCGAGCGACTGCTCGGCCGGCACCGGCGCGGACGGATCCTGCTTGTGTCGCACGGCGGCGCCGTGCGCGCCATCGTGGCGCACGCGGCGGGCGCAGCAGGCCACGACCGCCGTCATATCGACGGCGCGCGGAACGGCAGCCTGACATCGGTCGCCACCACGCGCGGCGTCCTCCGGCTCGTCTCGTTCAACGACGACGGGCACCTGCCGCCGCTCCGCTGA